One Streptomyces sp. CG4 genomic window, GTCGCGCCAGATCAGCGACATCGGGTAGACCGGCGACGGGTCGCGTACCGGGATGCGCCGCAGGTCGTAGCTGTCCGGCCACAGATACCGCGAGCCTTCGCCGACCAGAGTCGCGAGATCTGAGGAGTCGGCGATCTCAGCCAGCAGCGCCTCGTTCCCGAAGACGGGTCCCACCACGTCGATCGTGACACCGAAGACGGTGGCGAGTTCGTCGTAGTAGGCGGCCACCTCACCTCGGGCGTCCAGGCCGGGCATCCAGATGCGGTGTCCGGCGAGTCGCCCTGGCGTGACGGCACGGGCGTTGGCGAGCGGGTGGCGCGGTCCGACGAGCAACTGGTGCGGCTCGTCGACCACTCGAGCGGTCCTGATCACGTCCGGTAGGTGCTGCTGCGGCGGAACCGCGTGGAACGTGGCGTCGACCGTCCCGGCTTCGACAGCGGCGATCGCGCCGTCGACGTCGGTGTCCAGGGTCACGACATCCAGTTCGATCTCGGGATGCACGCGGTAGAAGTCCTGGACCAGCCCCGCCGTCACGATCCGCCGGTTGACGACATCGACGCGCAGAGCGCGCCGGCCAGGGCGGACGGACGCGTCAGCCCGCTCTGCCACCCGGAGAGGTTCACGGGCGTGGGGCAGGAATGCCTGGCCGTCGACGGTGAGCTGGGAGCCGCGGGCGGTGCGGGTGAACAGGCGTACATCCAGTTCCTTCTCCAGCCCGGCGATGCGCTTGGAGACGGCCTGCTGGGTGATCGACAGGTCGGCGGCGGCCTTCTGGAACTGGCCCGCTTCCGCGACGGCGACGAAGGTACGTACGGCTTCGAGATCCACGCCTGTCCACCTTAGTGAACAACGGAAGGTTGTGCCTCGCTGGCCGGTCGGTTGTTTGACCTGCTGTTGTGCTGCTCGCTTAGCTCTCACTGGTCAATGTCGGTTTGTTCGAGCGGGGCATCAAGGGGGCGCTGTGCGCATGAGGGGCAGGAGACGGCTGGGCCGGCAGTTCGGCTGGCTGTGGGCGGCATATGCGGTGAGTGCCTACGGGTCCGGGCTGGGATTCGGGGCGTTCCCGCTGATCGCCGTGCTGGCGTTGCATGCGCCCCCGGCCGAGGTGTCCGCGCTGTCCGCGGTGGGACCTGCGGTGGGCGCGTTGATCGCGGTGCCGCTCGCGCCGTGGGTGGAGTTCCGGCGCAAGCGCCCGGTCATGATCGCGATGGACCTGGCCCGGTTCGCGCTCATGGCGACGATCCCGGTCGCCTACGCCTTCGGCCGGCTCGGTTTCGTCCAGTTGCTCGTGGTCTCGGCCATGGTCGCCGCGGCCAAGATCGCCTTCAACGCGGCCGCCGGCGCCTACCTCAAGGCCCTCGTCCGGCCGGATGACCTGCTCGTGGCCAACGCGCGGTTCGAGTCCACGAACTGGAGCTCCATCGCGGTCGGGCCACCGCTGGGCGGGGCGGCGATCGGCCTGTTCGGTCCGGTCACCACCGTGGTGGCCGACGCGCTCAGCTACCTGCTCTCCGCGCTGGGCATCACCGCGATCCGCGGCCGAGAAGAAGCGCCCCGTGGAACCGGCCAAAGTCCGGTGCGGGCGGGCGCATTGCTCGACGGCTGGCGCCACATCATGGGCCACCCCGGTCTGCGGGCGCTCTATCTCAACCAGATACTCGTCGGCGGTCTGATCATGGCCACCGAGCCGCTGCTGGCCGTGCTCCTGCTTCGCCAGCTCGGGTTCCCGCCCTGGCAGTACGGCCTCGCCTTCGCCGCCCCCTGTGTCGGCGGGCTCATCGGCTCCCGGCTGGCCCCTCGCGTCGTGGCCCGCTACGGCCGGCACGGGGTCTTCCGGACCGTCGGCACCCTGCGCGCCATCTGGCTGATCGGCCTGGCCTTCGTCCGCCCCGGCGTCGTCGGCCTCGTCATCGTGATAGCCGTAGAGCTGGCGATCATCTTCAACATGAGCCTGTACACCCCGGTACTCGCCACCTACCGGCTCGAACACACCCCCAAGCAGCTCGTCGCCCGCACCCTGTCGGCCTGGTCGATCGGCCAGCAGACGTCCATCGCCCTCCTCACCGCGCTCGGCGGACTGCTCGCCGACGTCACCGGCCCACGCACCGCGCTCACGGTCGCGGGCCTGCTCATCCTGACCACACCACTCCTGCTTCCCCGACACGACCACGTAGCAGCCGAGCCGGAACCGGCCGGTAGCCGCTCATGACCTGCCCCGACTCGCCATTGCAGCCCGCGGGCCGCAGCCGCCCCGCCGACACGCGTCCGCGTCGACCAGTCACACACCAGCCAGGCACCAGCACCAGGTTGAAGACCTCTCTGGTCCTCGGACAGCATGGCTGAGATGCTCCTGCACATGCTCGACCTGTCCACGGATGAGGCCGCTGCGGCGTCGGGCGCCCTCTTGCCGCTGCAGCCTGACGAGGGCGCCGTGCCCCTCGGCTTCATAGGTGGATGGGCAGGTGGCGGGGTCCGCGAAGCATGGCGTTCTGCCGGTAGGGGGGCGGGTCCTGGGCCAGGCTTGCCGTCGCGAGACAGGGAAGCAGCGCGCCGAGCGCGGCGTAAGCCTCGACACGGGCCAAGGGGCCGCCGTAGCAGGCATGGATGCCACTGCCGAAGCCGAGGTGCTGGTTGTCCGGGCGGGCGGGGTCGAACCGATCGGGGTCGGGGAACCGCTGGGGGTCGCGGTTGCCGGAGGCGAGGGCCAGGATCACGGACGCGCCTTGGGGTATGGGCGTACCGGCGACGTCCACGTCGGCGTGCGGGATGCGCTCGCGCATGTGGACCGGGGGCTCGTAGCGCAGCAGTTCCTCCACAGCACGCGGCAGCAGCTCCGGTTCCCGGCGCAGCCGGTCCCCTTGCTCGGGCTGGCGCAGGAAGGTGAGGGCGCCGTTGGCGATCAGGTTGACCGTGGTCTCGTGTCCGGCGATGAGGAGCAGTACGGCGGTTTCCGCGAGTTCCTCCTGGGTGAGCCGCAGGGCCGGGTCCGGCTCGTTGACGAAGGCGGAGAGCATGTCGTCGCCCGGCTTGCCACGGCGCTGCTCGGCCAGGTTCAACAGGTAGCCGCCCATCTCCATCCGCGCCTGGTCGCCGGCCTTGTCCGGCTCGGTGGAGTCGTCGTCGGGCCTGACGTCGGCGGCTGCGACGATCGCGTCGGACCAGGCCCGGAAGAGCGGCTCGTCCTCGTGCGGCACGCCGAGCAGGCGGCAGATCACGGTGACGGGCAGCGGGTAGGCGAAGTCGTCGACGACGTCGATCTGCCGGCCCGCCTCGAAGGCCTCCAGCAGTTCCTTGGTGATCCGGTCGATCTCGCCGCGCATGCCGTCGACCCGGCCAGGGCTGTGCGGAGGCCCGAAAGGCCGCATGGCGAGTGTGCGCAGCCTGTGGTGCTCGGGGTCGTCGAGCCGCAGGAACGGCGGCTTGTGGGTCACCTCGCCGCGGGTGCGGGGATCGGCACTCATCCGTGGGTCGTGGAGCAGAGCGGCGATGTGGTGGTAGGTGCCGATCAGGTAGCTGCCGTCGG contains:
- a CDS encoding LysR family transcriptional regulator, yielding MDLEAVRTFVAVAEAGQFQKAAADLSITQQAVSKRIAGLEKELDVRLFTRTARGSQLTVDGQAFLPHAREPLRVAERADASVRPGRRALRVDVVNRRIVTAGLVQDFYRVHPEIELDVVTLDTDVDGAIAAVEAGTVDATFHAVPPQQHLPDVIRTARVVDEPHQLLVGPRHPLANARAVTPGRLAGHRIWMPGLDARGEVAAYYDELATVFGVTIDVVGPVFGNEALLAEIADSSDLATLVGEGSRYLWPDSYDLRRIPVRDPSPVYPMSLIWRDDNLHPALRELRNYLDSRRTDSPDVNVWLPKWEQRAAPSPTREV
- a CDS encoding MFS transporter, which translates into the protein MRGRRRLGRQFGWLWAAYAVSAYGSGLGFGAFPLIAVLALHAPPAEVSALSAVGPAVGALIAVPLAPWVEFRRKRPVMIAMDLARFALMATIPVAYAFGRLGFVQLLVVSAMVAAAKIAFNAAAGAYLKALVRPDDLLVANARFESTNWSSIAVGPPLGGAAIGLFGPVTTVVADALSYLLSALGITAIRGREEAPRGTGQSPVRAGALLDGWRHIMGHPGLRALYLNQILVGGLIMATEPLLAVLLLRQLGFPPWQYGLAFAAPCVGGLIGSRLAPRVVARYGRHGVFRTVGTLRAIWLIGLAFVRPGVVGLVIVIAVELAIIFNMSLYTPVLATYRLEHTPKQLVARTLSAWSIGQQTSIALLTALGGLLADVTGPRTALTVAGLLILTTPLLLPRHDHVAAEPEPAGSRS
- a CDS encoding cytochrome P450; translation: MDSATLLARITDYASRPNPYPLYAELREAGPVVQQADGSYLIGTYHHIAALLHDPRMSADPRTRGEVTHKPPFLRLDDPEHHRLRTLAMRPFGPPHSPGRVDGMRGEIDRITKELLEAFEAGRQIDVVDDFAYPLPVTVICRLLGVPHEDEPLFRAWSDAIVAAADVRPDDDSTEPDKAGDQARMEMGGYLLNLAEQRRGKPGDDMLSAFVNEPDPALRLTQEELAETAVLLLIAGHETTVNLIANGALTFLRQPEQGDRLRREPELLPRAVEELLRYEPPVHMRERIPHADVDVAGTPIPQGASVILALASGNRDPQRFPDPDRFDPARPDNQHLGFGSGIHACYGGPLARVEAYAALGALLPCLATASLAQDPPPYRQNAMLRGPRHLPIHL